One segment of Methylotenera versatilis 79 DNA contains the following:
- the prpB gene encoding methylisocitrate lyase: MTQPTTAGARFRAALKAEKPLQIIGAISAYHAMLATQSGFKAIYLSGGGVAAGSLGLPDLGISTLEDVLIDVRRITDAVDTPLLVDIDTGWGGAFNIARSVKSIAKAGAAAVHIEDQVSAKRCGHRPNKAIVSLDEMVDRIKAAVDAKPYDDFVIMARTDALAVEGLQSAIDRASACVEAGADMIFPEAITELSMYKQFAAAVNVPVLANITEFGSTPLFTVDELRSADVSMVLYPLSAFRAMNQAALNVYQAVKNDGTQANVVNLMQTRADLYEHLGYHAFEQKLDALFKQEK; encoded by the coding sequence ATGACTCAACCAACCACTGCAGGTGCGCGTTTTCGTGCTGCATTAAAAGCCGAAAAACCATTACAAATTATTGGCGCAATCAGCGCCTATCACGCCATGCTCGCTACTCAAAGCGGCTTTAAAGCCATTTATTTATCGGGTGGCGGTGTTGCCGCTGGCTCATTGGGTTTGCCAGATTTAGGCATTTCTACTTTAGAAGATGTATTAATTGATGTGCGCCGTATTACCGATGCTGTAGATACGCCATTACTGGTGGATATCGATACTGGCTGGGGCGGCGCTTTTAATATTGCACGTTCTGTGAAATCAATCGCAAAAGCAGGTGCAGCGGCAGTGCATATTGAGGATCAGGTTTCGGCTAAACGTTGCGGCCATCGCCCCAATAAAGCCATTGTCAGCTTGGATGAAATGGTTGACCGCATAAAAGCCGCCGTTGATGCAAAACCCTATGATGACTTTGTTATTATGGCGCGCACCGATGCACTGGCGGTTGAAGGTTTGCAATCTGCCATCGACCGCGCCAGCGCATGTGTTGAAGCAGGCGCAGACATGATCTTTCCTGAAGCGATTACGGAATTAAGTATGTATAAACAGTTCGCGGCGGCCGTAAATGTGCCCGTATTAGCCAATATTACTGAATTTGGCAGCACGCCATTATTCACTGTGGATGAATTACGGTCAGCAGATGTGAGCATGGTTTTATATCCGCTTTCCGCTTTCCGCGCCATGAATCAAGCGGCACTTAACGTGTATCAAGCGGTAAAAAATGATGGGACGCAGGCAAATGTGGTCAACTTAATGCAAACGCGCGCAGATTTATATGAACACTTGGGCTATCACGCGTTTGAACAAAAATTAG
- a CDS encoding HpcH/HpaI aldolase/citrate lyase family protein: MAAVHPNEALFGGEKSFPLIPACEHFAGSEKLILKALGLQDSIGPLFDITCDCEDGAASGQEREHAEMIVRVLNSEANKHKMAGVRIHDYTHPAWKLDIDILVAGAGKLLSYITIPKCTSLSQANEMIVYIQKTATFNGIERLIPVHLLIETHGALNQVHEIAKLPWIQVLDFGLMDFVSAHHGAIPASAMRSPGQFEHRLLARAKVEVVSAALANGIVPAHNVTLDLKNVETTYSDASRARNEFGFMRMWSIYPTQIEAIVDAMKPNFDEVSDAANILLTAQAANWGPIQYAGELHDRATYRYFWEVLQKAKLTGVAISDESNQAFFS; the protein is encoded by the coding sequence ATGGCAGCAGTACATCCAAATGAAGCTTTATTCGGCGGTGAAAAATCGTTTCCGCTGATTCCTGCTTGTGAACATTTTGCTGGTAGCGAAAAACTTATTTTAAAAGCACTTGGCCTGCAAGACAGCATTGGTCCATTATTTGATATTACTTGCGATTGTGAAGATGGCGCGGCTAGCGGACAAGAGCGCGAACATGCCGAAATGATTGTACGTGTGCTGAATTCTGAAGCGAATAAACACAAAATGGCGGGTGTACGCATTCATGATTACACGCACCCAGCCTGGAAATTAGATATTGATATTCTGGTTGCTGGCGCTGGTAAGCTATTGAGTTATATCACTATTCCGAAGTGCACCAGCTTGTCGCAAGCCAATGAAATGATCGTATATATTCAAAAAACGGCTACTTTTAATGGCATCGAACGTTTGATTCCAGTACATCTTCTGATTGAAACGCATGGCGCGTTAAACCAAGTGCATGAAATCGCCAAATTACCTTGGATTCAAGTGCTGGATTTCGGCTTAATGGATTTTGTCAGCGCGCATCATGGCGCCATTCCAGCCAGTGCGATGCGTAGCCCGGGGCAATTTGAGCATCGCTTATTAGCGCGCGCAAAAGTAGAGGTCGTTTCAGCCGCTTTAGCAAACGGAATCGTGCCGGCACATAACGTGACGCTGGATTTAAAAAATGTAGAAACCACTTATTCTGATGCCAGTCGTGCCCGTAATGAGTTTGGATTTATGCGCATGTGGAGTATTTATCCCACGCAAATTGAAGCGATTGTAGATGCAATGAAACCCAACTTTGATGAGGTGTCGGATGCGGCCAATATTCTGCTGACTGCGCAAGCCGCCAATTGGGGGCCGATTCAATATGCGGGCGAGTTGCATGACAGAGCGACTTATCGTTATTTCTGGGAAGTGTTGCAAAAGGCCAAATTGACCGGCGTGGCGATTTCAGATGAATCGAATCAAGCTTTTTTTAGTTAA